From Halococcus hamelinensis 100A6, one genomic window encodes:
- a CDS encoding Nif3-like dinuclear metal center hexameric protein, producing MHLDEFSARLDDRLRTDAFADLDASANGLQVDAPTDVDHAAFAVDAAVETADRAVEVGADVLVVHHGLFWGDFDRATGARYDRLAPFFEHDVGLYAAHLPLDGHPDLGNAAGVTDALELGEQEPFAALGAEHIGVAGIAPEGFTPDGLRAALADACGPKNGVQHLDFGPDTVERVAVATGSAADWFDEAVAWGADAFVTGEGKQQVYHEAKEAGIHVYLAGHYATETFGVRSVGTLAGEWGIETTFIDRPTGL from the coding sequence ATGCATCTCGACGAATTCTCGGCCCGGCTCGACGACCGCCTCCGCACCGACGCCTTCGCCGACCTCGACGCGAGCGCCAACGGCCTCCAGGTGGATGCACCGACCGACGTCGACCACGCCGCGTTCGCGGTCGACGCCGCCGTCGAGACCGCCGACCGGGCGGTCGAGGTGGGCGCGGACGTGCTCGTCGTTCACCACGGACTGTTCTGGGGCGACTTCGACCGGGCGACCGGCGCGCGCTACGACCGGCTCGCGCCCTTCTTCGAGCACGACGTGGGGCTCTACGCCGCCCACCTCCCGCTCGATGGCCATCCCGACCTCGGCAACGCCGCGGGGGTGACGGACGCGCTCGAACTCGGTGAGCAGGAACCGTTCGCCGCGCTCGGGGCCGAACACATCGGGGTCGCGGGGATCGCTCCGGAAGGGTTCACACCCGACGGACTTCGGGCGGCGCTCGCCGACGCGTGTGGTCCGAAAAACGGCGTCCAGCACCTCGACTTCGGCCCCGATACGGTCGAGCGGGTCGCGGTCGCCACCGGGAGCGCCGCCGACTGGTTCGACGAGGCCGTGGCGTGGGGCGCGGACGCGTTCGTCACCGGGGAAGGAAAACAGCAGGTCTACCACGAGGCGAAGGAGGCGGGGATTCACGTCTACCTCGCGGGTCACTACGCCACCGAGACCTTCGGCGTCCGATCGGT